In Lodderomyces elongisporus chromosome 2, complete sequence, the following proteins share a genomic window:
- the TOM20 gene encoding mitochondrial import receptor subunit tom20 — protein MNKALAITGVAATAIAGYAIYFDYQRRNSKQFRKSLKKKAVKQKKIQEQHEKETKQSKLDAVKTALLADLKENPIPTDLTEREAFFMEQVATGEQKAKDDSIAAAICFYKALAVYPNPTDILGVYQKTVPEDVYELVVMMIAVYPPASVSSILSKGGPNPADVKPTEEDLD, from the coding sequence ATGAACAAAGCATTAGCCATTACCGGAGTAGCTGCCACTGCAATTGCAGGCTATGCAATCTATTTTGATTACCAGCGTAGGAATTCTAAACAGTTTAGAAAATcattaaagaagaaagcagttaaacaaaagaagatcCAAGAACAACACgagaaagagacaaagCAATCTAAATTGGATGCCGTTAAGACAGCATTATTAGCtgatttgaaagaaaacCCTATTCCAACTGATTTGACCGAGAGGGAAGCATTTTTCATGGAACAAGTTGCAACTGGTGAACAAAAAGCTAAAGATGACTCCATAGCTGCTGCCATTTGCTTTTACAAGGCTTTGGCCGTCTACCCTAACCCAACCGATATTCTTGGTGTATACCAGAAGACAGTGCCCGAAGATGTTTACGAATTGGTCGTGATGATGATAGCCGTTTACCCACCAGCTTCGGTTTCGAGTATATTGAGCAAAGGCGGACCAAACCCTGCAGACGTGAAACCAACTGAAGAGGATTTAGATTAA